The Vicia villosa cultivar HV-30 ecotype Madison, WI linkage group LG1, Vvil1.0, whole genome shotgun sequence genome includes a region encoding these proteins:
- the LOC131638617 gene encoding uncharacterized protein LOC131638617 encodes MFKLSPRRSQRSKGFKVKHALQICVLVGVCIWLVYQIGHSRQKKVSYVENTKTGNEVIKLGRKNLNPIVKETSVIDARHKEDEEEDEQDNKHEDPTKLDDVSVVDDDSEHKEDPEVDQESEESSQNAKTDTEGEQHVEKDHEENDNVDNKESESAVKMNKDIKDEVEENKETGEASEEKSNLENGENKEEEKSNLENEENKDEEKSNLENEEKKEEEKSKLENEESKDEEKSNLENEENKDGGEEKESGEIREEKSQQDNEESSETDTKGKENEESKQNGTDAKDQVEDNHKQDSKEGTEENNGTDEKEEHDKIQKETSSENQVQDGEKNNEAREENYAGDNASSAVVDHKSEEVSKENDNNNKEEQVDKKEKNEPELTFQKNSGENTESTDSTATGNSQGNESENNQAQTENDSQKSSVSESDKQNQEQNNNTKDDVRKEDSSSQNGNDSTEKQNETSEDATSKEDNSSTQNTTPKTEDSKSDAAGDQADSTTTSSSEAQDSNTNQSEYKDTTNENPEKNSGQEGAQENGSSSNTIDNKDATGNEAQLTTSDTSSEQKKDESSSNSESAQNNNANSDQSNTNNDESANGNKDSSQVNSSEQSGEANTNTENNSDSNQNDSNKNESTNGGGNASNDANENENAAQSKTSENEGDAQNESGETKKENEESSRTDGDNSSNLNDQGSSDTSVVHDDKESRVDLETLPERSGESNHNDVSSAE; translated from the coding sequence ATGTTCAAGTTATCTCCTAGGAGGAGTCAGAGATCTAAAGGCTTCAAGGTGAAGCATGCCTTACAAATATGTGTTCTTGTTGGTGTTTGTATCTGGTTGGTTTACCAAATTGGACACTCTCGCCAGAAAAAAGTGTCATATGTGGAGAATACAAAAACTGGCAATGAGGTTATTAAGTTAGGGAGGAAGAACCTCAATCCTATTGTGAAGGAAACTTCTGTTATAGATGCAAGACACAAGGAAGACgaggaggaagatgaacaagacaATAAGCATGAAGATCCGACCAAATTGGATGATGTTAGTGTCGTGGATGATGATTCTGAGCATAAAGAGGATCCGGAAGTAGACCAAGAGAGTGAAGAGAGTTCTCAAAATGCTAAAACCGACACTGAAGGTGAACAGCATGTGGAGAAAGATCATGAAGAGAATGATAATGTAGACAACAAGGAGAGTGAAAGTGCGGTGAAAATGAATAAGGATATAAAAGATGAAGTTGAAGAGAACAAAGAAACGGGTGAAGCTAGTGAGGAAAAGAGTAATTTAGAGAATGGAGAGAACAAAGAGGAGGAAAAGAGTAATTTAGAGAATGAAGAGAACAAAGATGAGGAAAAGAGTAATTTAGAGAATGAAGAGAAGAAGGAGGAGGAAAAGAGTAAGTTAGAGAATGAAGAGAGCAAAGATGAAGAGAAGAGTAATTTAGAGAATGAAGAGAACAAAGACGGAGGGGAGGAAAAAGAAAGTGGAGAAATTAGAGAGGAAAAGAGTCAGCAAGATAATGAAGAGTCAAGTGAAACAGACACCAAAGGTAAGGAGAATGAAGAAAGCAAGCAGAATGGAACCGATGCGAAGGACCAAGTGGAGGATAATCACAAGCAAGATAGTAAAGAAGGGACGGAGGAGAACAATGGAACAGATGAGAAAGAAGAACATGATAAGATTCAGAAAGAGACTTCATCTGAAAATCAAGTTCAGGATGGCGAAAAGAACAACGAGGCTAGGGAGGAAAATTATGCTGGAGATAATGCCTCCAGTGCTGTGGTAGATCATAAATCGGAAGAAGTTTCGAAAGAAAATGATAATAACAACAAAGAAGAGCAGGTTGACAAAAAGGAAAAGAATGAACCTGAGCTGACGTTTCAGAAAAATAGTGGCGAAAATACTGAATCCACTGATTCTACTGCTACAGGAAACAGCCAGGGAAATGAGAGTGAGAATAATCAGGCACAGACCGAAAATGATTCACAGAAGAGTTCTGTGTCAGAGTCAGATAAACAGAATCAGGAGCAGAACAACAACACCAAGGATGATGTACGAAAGGAAGATTCATCGTCGCAGAATGGAAATGACTCAACTGAAAAACAGAATGAAACATCAGAAGATGCAACTTCTAAGGAAGACAATTCCAGCACCCAAAATACAACGCCAAAAACTGAAGATTCTAAGTCAGATGCTGCTGGGGATCAAGCTGATTCCACTACTACATCTTCCTCGGAAGCTCAAGACAGCAATACAAATCAAAGTGAATACAAGGACACCACTAATGAAAACCCAGAAAAGAATTCTGGCCAAGAAGGAGCACAAGAAAATGGTTCATCATCCAACACAATTGATAACAAAGATGCCACTGGCAATGAGGCTCAACTCACTACCTCTGATACATCATCAGAACAAAAGAAAGATGAATCCTCAAGTAATTCCGAATCTGCACAGAATAACAATGCAAACTCGGATCAAAGCAACACGAACAATGATGAAAGTGCTAATGGCAACAAAGATTCTAGCCAGGTCAATTCATCTGAACAAAGTGGAGAGGCAAACACAAACACGGAAAACAACAGTGATTCTAACCAGAACGACTCAAACAAAAATGAAAGTACCAATGGCGGTGGAAATGCCTCAAATGATGCCAATGAAAATGAGAACGCTGCTCAGAGCAAAACTAGTGAAAATGAAGGTGATGCTCAAAATGAATCAGGGGagacaaaaaaggagaatgaagaATCTTCTCGCACCGACGGAGATAACAGTTCTAACTTGAATGATCAGGGAAGTTCTGATACTTCAGTCGTGCATGATGATAAAGAATCCCGCGTAGATTTGGAAACGTTGCCAGAACGCAGTGGAGAAAGCAATCACAATGATGTTTCTTCTGCAGAATGA